A single window of Mastacembelus armatus unplaced genomic scaffold, fMasArm1.2, whole genome shotgun sequence DNA harbors:
- the tiam2b gene encoding LOW QUALITY PROTEIN: T-lymphoma invasion and metastasis-inducing protein 2 (The sequence of the model RefSeq protein was modified relative to this genomic sequence to represent the inferred CDS: deleted 1 base in 1 codon) — protein MGNTDSHSSFVSPTKSSRSLRFPPRREEVPSARSWWRNGQGGCRSRGRSHLNQHTTSWHYEAKASRGAGSPQTFGRRQFGFLETAGGSNGVCGERTCVESGGGSSPKVLLSKDGSMRVEFTNSRVVPVEPQTLTGLPSVASTTSQGAGPSLRTSKGSSLSSDGSWYDSPWGPGAEPADSVFTCGQSVDNSSGYTTYSSTRTEETATSSSSSGYNTLFSAQVEDISPGFNSTLLFPAAEAEFTSTSSGRTEDSGIGDSVILQPDLRDFSLVYTPQNTLPAFPADLDPSLPHRTASSSSSALLDDVVREEQGYSSLTLPCRRAESGSTVSGNSRKDFLKSRIRRLSDWTGSLSRKKRRLQEPYGSDTGDVFFDRLGSGQGGFSTFWSSAHLHPLSQDHFPPVHCSSSTSLTQSSGSDAQRQNVYENFMQELETGCSSTADRTEPSEGDGDDDDGEEEEVEVGEGEQLDVLFEKEQGVVRRAGWLSFKALITVNKDRKLELVARRKWRHYWVTLKGCTLLFYETYGRNGGAEQELSPRYALLADDSIVQAVPEHPRKEHVFCLSNSYGDVYLFQATNQTDLENWVTAIHSASASLLAKRQGQEDTLRLLRCQSRSLLHKIDMDGKMKKMAELQLSVIREQKNRRAVESQIQQWEQNLEKLNLDLFRLRCYLSSLQGSELPNPKSLLAVASRPSKSMLGRLGVISVSSFHALVCSRDEVALRRRSLSGGTHRRRGLPSSLKALGVQNRRCRDGRHAASQRLDCAAKQREVAPPAGHSAALQVCDELQVSGLSVFTLHISRPDAAKDFGFAVTGHVDGAGKSHVYVSEVDPLGHAAREGLRAGDEVLAVNRAAVSTLDLDLMQSLFSHQKLQLLLRRDEAPDPEEPEPSDPAVPYQPPAPPQLQTWTTGCSEPPVGLLPPGLDDESIRTSEEAEPPAQNMEHMYSLYQTFPEGRAAEPDVPKNPYGRDVGLQPASPSHLSACQRLRKVIQELVDTEKSYVKDLVCLFDIYLTPLQTETFLSKDEMEALFGSLPEMLDFQRVFLQTLEERIASCPNFSDLETPEQFKKLLFSLGGSFLYYADHFKLYSGFCANHIKVQKVLERAKTDAAFKRFLETRNPTNQHSSSLESYLIKPVQRVLKYPLLLRELVSLTDPESPEHTHLTDALRAMEKVASHINEMQKIYEDYGAVFDQLTAEQSSPDKQVTEISMGEFLVHSSVVWLNPLPCLGRLRKEPELTLFVFKRAVILVYRESSKLKKRMTSSRSADLDAFRFRWLIPVSAVQVRPANVTGSENPCVWELVHSRSEVEGRPETVFQLCSSGMETKAGVLRALRSLLRERAPAGSLRRTRLSTAERRRQQRCRTNTQRSSCRQLEESCGPDGVPGGETCSEPPLSSHAAGPAGRRTRLCSLTSELEAQLQRLNFTEDEQQRHGSGLSRQPGGELLELSSLLERDFSVQSVTSMVNEDCFYDAMLGVQKAAVPTLQG, from the exons GACATCCTGGCATTATGAGGCTAAAGCATCCAGGGGAGCTGGGTCTCCTCAGACCTTCGGCAGGAGGCAGTTTGGGTTCTTGGAGACCGCCGGGGGGAGTAACGGTGTTTGTGGTGAGCGGACGTGTGTGGAGAGCGGCGGTGGCAGCAGCCCGAAGGTGCTGCTCAGCAAAGATGGCAGCATGAGGGTGGAGTTCACCAACAGCAGGGTCGTCCCTGTGGAGCCACAGACGTTAACTGGTCTCCCCAGCGTCGCCTCCACCACCTCCCAGGGCGCTGGGCCCTCCCTCCGCACCAGCAAAGGCAGCTCACTCAGCTCCGACGGCTCCTGGTACGACTCGCCGTGGGGCCCCGGCGCTGAGCCGGCTGACAGCGTGTTCACCTGTGGGCAGAGCGTGGATAACAGCAGCGGCTACACCACCTACTCCTCCACCCGCACCGAGGAGACcgccaccagcagcagcagcagcggatACAACACTTTGTTCTCCGCTCAGGTGGAGGACATCTCACCTGGATTTaactccaccctcctcttccCCGCCGCAGAGGCCGAgttcacctccacctcctccggTCGAACGGAAGACAGCGGCATCGGGGACTCTGTGATCCTGCAGCCGGACCTGAGAGACTTCAGCCTGGTTTACACCCCCCAAAACACGCTGCCCGCCTTCCCCGCCGACCTGGACCCCTCTCTGCCGCACAGgaccgcctcctcctcctcctcggcGCTGCTGGATGATGTCGTTCGGGAGGAGCAGGGATACTCCTCCCTCACACTGCCCTGTCGCAGGGCGGAGTCGGGAAGCACCGTCTCCGGAAACAGCCGCAAGGACTTCCTGAAGAGCCGGATCCGCCGGCTGAGCGATTGGACAGGAAGTCTGAGCAGGAAGAAGAGGCGGCTCCAG GAGCCGTACGGCAGCGACACCGGCGACGTTTTCTTTGACAGACTGGGCTCTGGGCAGGGTGGCTTCAGCACTTTCTGGTCCTCCGCCCACCTCCACCCTCTGAGCCAGGACCACTTCCCTCCTGTCCACTGCAGCTCCTCCACGAGCCTGACCCAGAGCAGCGGCAGCGACGCTCAGCGGCAGAACGTCTACGAAAACTTCATGCAGGAGCTGGAGACGGGCTGCAGCAGCACGGCCGACAGGACCGAGCCGTCGGAGGGGGACGGAGATGACGAcgatggggaggaggaggaggtggaggtgggagaAGGGGAGCAGCTGGACGTCCTGTTTGAGAAGGAGCAGGGCGTGGTGCGACGGGCCGGATGGCTCTCCTTCAAAGCCCTCATCACCGTTAACAAGGACAGGAAGCTGGAGCTGGTCGCCCGCCGCAAGTGGAGGCACTACTGGGTCACTCTGAAAG GTTGCACTCTGCTCTTTTATGAAACCTACGGGAGGAATGGCGGCGCCGAGCAGGAGCTCTCCCCTCGCTACGCCCTGCTGGCCGACGACAGCATCGTCCAGGCCGTCCCCGAACATCCCAGGAAGGAACACGTGTTCTGTCTCAGCAACTCGTACGGAGACGTCTACCTGTtccag GCCACCAACCAGACGGACCTGGAGAACTGGGTGACGGCGATCCACTCGGCGAGCGCGTCTCTGCTGGCGAAGCGTCAGGGTCAGGAGGACACGCTGCGTCTCCTGCGCTGCCAGAGCCGCTCGCTGCTGCACAAGATCGACATGGACGGGAAGATGAAGAAGATGGCCGAGCTGCAGCTGTCCGTCATCAGGGAGCAGAAGAACAGGAGGGCCGTGGAGAGCCAG ATCCAGCAGTGGGAGCAGAACCTGGAGAAACTGAACCTGGATCTGTTCAGACTGAGGTGTTATCTGTCCAGCCTGCAGGGCAGCGAACTCCCGAACCCCAAGAGCCTCCTGGCCGTGGCCAGCCGACCATCCAAGAGCATGCTGGGCCGCCTGGGAGTCATCTCTGTGTCCTCCTTCCATGCCCTG GTGTGCAGTCGAGATGAGGTGGCCTTGAGGCGTCGGTCTCTGTCAGGAGGAACCCACAGGAGGAGGGGGCTGCCGTCGTCTCTGAAGGCCCTGGGCGTTCAGAACAGACGCTGCAGGGACGGCAGACACGCTGCCTCCCAG AGACTGGACTGTGCTGCCAAACAGAGGGAGGTGGCGCCTCCTGCAGGACattctgcagctctgcag gtgtgtgatGAGCTGCAGGTTTCAGGCCtcagtgttttcactctgcACATCAGTCGACCCGACGCTGCAAAAGACTTTG GTTTTGCGGTGACCGGTCACGTGGACGGAGCGGGAAAGAGTCACGTGTACGTCAGCGAGGTCGACCCGCTGGGACACGCAGCCAGAGAAG GCCTCAGGGCTGGAGACGAGGTGCTGGCTGTGAACCGGGCCGCTGTATCCAcgctggacctggacctgatgCAGAGTCTTTTCAGCCAccagaagctgcagctgctgctcaggagagaTGAGGCCCCTGACCCTGAGGAGCCTGAACCCAGCGACCCTGCAGTCCCCTACCAGCCCCCGGCCCCTCCACAGCTACAGACCTGGACCACAG GCTGTTCCGAACCTCCGGTCGGCCTCCTGCCTCCTGGTTTGGATGATGAGTCGATCAGGACGTCTGAGGAGGCCGAGCCGCCTGCACAG AACATGGAGCACATGTACTCGCTGTACCAGACGTTCCCAGAAGGCCGAGCGGCGGAGCCCGATGTTCCTAAGAACCCGTATGGCCGAGACGTCGGCCTGCAGCCTGCGAGTCCTTCACACCTGAGCGCCTGTCAGCGTCTGCGTAAGGTCATCCAGGAGCTGGTCGACACCGAGAAGTCCTACGTCAAG GATCTGGTGTGTCTGTTCGACATCTACCTGACGCCGCTGCAGACCGAGACGTTCCTCAGCAAAGACGAG ATGGAGGCGCTGTTCGGCAGTCTGCCCGAGATGTTGGACTTCCAGAGGGTTTTTCTCCAGACGCTGGAGGAGAGAATCGCTTCGTGTCCGAACTTCAGCGACCTGGAAACACCGGAACAGTTCAAG AAACTCCTCTTCTCGCTGGGAGGATCTTTCCTTTACTACGCCGACCACTTCAAGCTCTACAGCGGCTTCTGTGCCAACCACATCAAGGTGCAGAAGGTTCTGGAGCGAG CCAAGACGGACGCAGCCTTCAAAAGGTTCCTGGAGACGAGGAATCCGACCAATCAGCACTCGTCCTCCCTGGAGTCGTACCTGATCAAACCTGTTCAGAGGGTCCTGAAGTATCCGCTGCTGCTCCGAGAGCTGGTGTCGCTGACGGACCCCGAGAGCCccgaacacacacacctgacag ATGCTCTCAGGGCGATGGAGAAGGTGGCGAGTCACATTAACGAGATGCAGAAAATCTACGAGGATTATGGCGCCGTGTTCGACCAGCTGACTGCAGAGCAGAGCTCACCTGACAAACAG GTGACGGAGATCTCCATGGGGGAGTTTCTGGTCCATTCCTCGGTGGTCTGGTTGAACCCCCTGCCCTGTCTGGGACGCCTGAGGAAAGAACCCGAGCTCACGCTGTTCG TGTTTAAGCGAGCCGTCATCCTGGTTTATCGTGAGAGCAGCAAACTGAAGAAGAGGATG ACCAGCTCCCGCTCAGCTGATCTGGACGCCTTCAGGTTCCGCTGGTTAATCCCAGTTTCAGCTGTTCAGGTCAGACCAGCCAACGTCACAG GCTCGGAGAACCCGTGTGTGTGGGAGCTGGTTCACAGCAGGTCGGAGGTGGAGGGCCGACCAGAGACGGTGTTTCAGCTGTGCAGCAG tggcaTGGAGACGAAGGCCGGTGTGCTGCGAGCTCTGCGCTCCCTCCTCAGAGAACGAGCGCCCGCAGGCTCCCTGAGGAGGACCAGGCTGTCGACGGcggagaggaggaggcagcagcGATGTCGCACCAACACCCAGAGGTCGAGCTGCCGTCAGCTGGAGGAGAGCTGCGGCCCAGACGGGGTCCCGGGGGGAGAAACCTGCTCGGAGCCCCCGCTGTCCAGTCATGCCGCCGGCCCGGCAGGAAGGAGGACCAGACTCTGCTCCCTGACCAGCGAGCTGGAGGCTCAGCTGCAGAGACTGAACTTCACAGAAGACGAGCAGCAGAGACACGGCTCCGGCCTGAGTCGACAGCCTGGGGGGGAACTGCTGGAGCTCAGCAGCCTGTTGGAGAGAGACTTCAGCGTGCAGAGCGTGACCTCCATGGTGAACGAAGACTGTTTCTACGACGCCATGCTGGGCGTGCAGAAGGCTGCTGTTCCCACGCTGCAGGGCTAA